In Pyramidobacter porci, the DNA window GATCTTGTCTGTGAAATGCCCGCCTCGCTGGTGCAAAAGATGCGCGCTTCTTCCATCCTTTTGGGACCGCTGCTTGCCCAGACGGGAAGAGCGGTTATGCCTTTGCCGGGAGGCTGTGCGATCGGCGCCCGGCCGATCGATCTGCATCTCAAGGGGCTGGCGAAAATGGGCGCTTCGATCGAACTCAGCCACGGGGCCGTCTATGCCAGCGCCAGGAAACTGCGCGGCTGCAGAATATATCTGGATTTCCCTTCGGTGGGCGCGACGGAGAACCTTGTCATGGCGGCGGTGCTGGCGGACGGCGAGACGACGATCGAAAACGCCGCCCGCGAACCGGAGATCACGAATCTGGTTCAGGCGCTTCAAGCGATGGGCGCTGAGGTCTGTTATAAAAAGGACAACGCCGGCGTGATCCAGGTCAACGGTCGGGCCGAGTTGGTTTCCGGCCGCGTGCAGATTATTCCGGACCGTATCGCTTCATGCACGTACCTTTTGGCCGGCGTGATCACGAACGGCGAAGTGACCGTGACCGACGTGCAGCCTCAGCATTTCGATTCGCTCCTGGCCAAACTGGAAGAGGCCGACGTGTCTTATGAACGACAGGAAAACAGCGTCACCGTTTATCCCTCGCGCGGCAGGCTCAAGAAGCTGTCGGTCAAGACCATGCCCTATCCCGGCTTTCCCACCGACGTGCAGCCGCAGCTGATGGCCGCGCTGTGCCTTGCCAAAGGCACGAGCGTGATCAAGGAAAGCATCTTCGAATCCCGTTTCCAGCACGTGGCGGAACTTCGCAAGATGGGCGCGGCGATCGAGATTCAGGGCAACACGGCGGTCATCAACGGCGTGCCCGCTCTGTACGGCGCCAGCGTGCAGGGAACCGATCTTCGCGCCGGGGCCGCCTTGGTGCTGGCTGGGCTGGCGGCTGAAGGCGAGACTCGCGTTTACGGTCTCCATCATATCCTGAGAGGATACGAAAATTTCGATCGCGCCCTGCAGGGGCTGGGGGCCGAGGTTTCTATCGCGGAAGACGACGAAGGCTCGTTTTAAAGCGTTTATCCTTCCAGAAGGGGGAGCGGTCGTGAAGACGAAGACGGTTTCTGACCTCCTTCCGGGGAAATATGAAGTCCTGGCCTTTTACGGGCCGGCGGGAACGGGAAAAAGCATGCGCTCGCAGATGGTCGCGTCGAAACGCAGCGTCGACATCATCATCGACGACGGACTGCTGATTTCCCGCGGGCGAATTCTGGCCGGAAAAAGCGCCAAAACGGAACCCAACATGGTACGGGCCATTCGGCGCGCCATGTTCCATTTTCCCGAACACCGCGACGAGGTGCGGCGCTGTCTGGCGCGCCACCCGGGAAGCCGCATCATGATTCTCGCCACGTCGCGGGGCATGAGTGACGAGATCTGCGAAGTGCTGGGACTGCCGCCGCCTTCGGAATACGTGCGCATCGATCAGGTCGCCTCCGACGACGAGATCGAAAAGGCGCTTTACGAGCGGAAACAGAACAAGCGTCACGTCATTCCCGTCGCTCAGACGCAGATCCAGAAAAACTATACGGGACGACTGGTGGGCCGTCTGAAAAATCTTTTCTCGAGTCGGGACGAGGCGGAAAAGACCATTGTGCGTCCTCCGTTCAGCTATTACGGGGCGCTCAAGATCGAATCCGCCGTCGTCGAACAGATCGCTGAACACGTGGCTCGCGGCACCGTACAGGTGGTTTCCGTCAAGGAGCCCAAAGTGAAAGAAGAGAACGACCGTCTGGTCATTTCTCTTTCCCTGACGGTGAGAACCGGCGCGCTCAGCTTCAAGGAACTGACCGGTCAGGCGGCGCTGCGCGTCCGGGTTGCCGTCGAACAGCTGACGGGAATGGAAGTCGCGAGAGTCGACGTGACCATAGCAGAGGTAACCTTTGATGACTGAAATGCTCTATCAAGCGCAGCGCTCTCCGCAAGAGCGCACGGCGCTCTACCAATTGCTGCGGGACGCGGCGAACAGATGCGAACAGTGCGGGCTCTGCCGCTCCAGAAAGAACGTCGTGGTCGGCGAAGGCAGCCTGACCTCGCGCATCATGTTCGTCGGCGAAGGCCCCGGCGAGGTGGAGGACAATTCGGGACGTCCCTTCGTCGGTCCGGCCGGGCAGTTGCTGACCCGCATCCTCGAAGCGGCCGGGTTCAAACGCGACGACGTGTACATCACCAACATCGTCAAATGCCGTCCTCCTAACAACCGCGTTCCCGAAATCGAAGAGGTCCTGA includes these proteins:
- the murA gene encoding UDP-N-acetylglucosamine 1-carboxyvinyltransferase; this translates as MSNAQFLKISGGAALKGKVRTQGSKNAALPVMAAALLLGDGEKLTCTNVPLLRDTETLVALLCALGMDVRFEDGTATVARRGDLVCEMPASLVQKMRASSILLGPLLAQTGRAVMPLPGGCAIGARPIDLHLKGLAKMGASIELSHGAVYASARKLRGCRIYLDFPSVGATENLVMAAVLADGETTIENAAREPEITNLVQALQAMGAEVCYKKDNAGVIQVNGRAELVSGRVQIIPDRIASCTYLLAGVITNGEVTVTDVQPQHFDSLLAKLEEADVSYERQENSVTVYPSRGRLKKLSVKTMPYPGFPTDVQPQLMAALCLAKGTSVIKESIFESRFQHVAELRKMGAAIEIQGNTAVINGVPALYGASVQGTDLRAGAALVLAGLAAEGETRVYGLHHILRGYENFDRALQGLGAEVSIAEDDEGSF
- a CDS encoding uracil-DNA glycosylase, producing MTEMLYQAQRSPQERTALYQLLRDAANRCEQCGLCRSRKNVVVGEGSLTSRIMFVGEGPGEVEDNSGRPFVGPAGQLLTRILEAAGFKRDDVYITNIVKCRPPNNRVPEIEEVLNCQRWLEAQIALLQPQIIVCLGNTPLKWFLHGTEGITKMRGRWFTWRGAALMPMFHPSYLLRNQSRERGGPKDLTWRDIQEIRQRYESLRG
- a CDS encoding Asp23/Gls24 family envelope stress response protein — encoded protein: MKTKTVSDLLPGKYEVLAFYGPAGTGKSMRSQMVASKRSVDIIIDDGLLISRGRILAGKSAKTEPNMVRAIRRAMFHFPEHRDEVRRCLARHPGSRIMILATSRGMSDEICEVLGLPPPSEYVRIDQVASDDEIEKALYERKQNKRHVIPVAQTQIQKNYTGRLVGRLKNLFSSRDEAEKTIVRPPFSYYGALKIESAVVEQIAEHVARGTVQVVSVKEPKVKEENDRLVISLSLTVRTGALSFKELTGQAALRVRVAVEQLTGMEVARVDVTIAEVTFDD